The following proteins come from a genomic window of Corallococcus sp. NCRR:
- a CDS encoding sensor histidine kinase — protein sequence MLRRWTFAQRVGAGLSACLLAGLILLAILVSTAHALTVDDGALGHHIADILAGLLGLGALAALVVVLRNALGPMHAEAVQSEQRLHLFMDGVSDYALCFLEPDGTVSCWSTGAERLTGWTSSDIVGQRVEALHVPDAVTHGLPASHRERAARERRLQSEGWRMRKDGSRFWAETLLTALYAEGGTLQGFAEVTRDITERKRTERMQALLAEAGRVLQPQAGAKELGNALTRLCVPEVADACVLYLPDGQGGVRPGAVACADAATQTRLWEPLMRKPSLDEPGPARVMHTGRAERFAEVDPERLPSSVSDSTCAELWRALGVRSALSVPLVVDNRVLGALCLLSTRPHRHYGAVDQAFIEELSARAALALDNARLLAATQNALELIGVAAHDLGTPLSSLQLRLRRVRLQCAPAHAEDPRLREGLLLAEDETKRLGQLVHNLLDLSRLSGGRLVLESRPMDLAELAREVSARHEDQAAAAGCALTVHARNAAPGRWDRQRLDRVLTNLVSNALKFGRGQPVEVHVNVNEDSHRVQMSVRDRGAGIPAEAQQRLFTRFERVTTDSRAPGFGLGLYIVRQLVEAHGGTIRVHSRPGEGSEFTVELPFTPEAQEEVGNTIQV from the coding sequence ATGCTGCGACGTTGGACCTTCGCTCAGCGGGTCGGGGCAGGTCTGTCCGCGTGCCTTCTGGCCGGACTCATCCTGCTTGCCATCCTGGTGTCCACGGCGCACGCGCTCACGGTGGACGACGGGGCCCTGGGCCATCACATCGCCGACATCCTCGCCGGCCTGCTGGGCCTGGGCGCCCTGGCCGCGCTGGTGGTGGTGCTGCGCAACGCGCTGGGCCCCATGCACGCGGAGGCCGTGCAGAGCGAACAGCGGTTGCACCTGTTCATGGATGGCGTGAGCGACTACGCGCTGTGCTTCCTGGAGCCGGATGGCACGGTGTCCTGCTGGAGCACGGGCGCGGAGCGGCTCACCGGGTGGACGTCCTCGGACATCGTGGGCCAGCGCGTGGAGGCGCTGCACGTGCCGGATGCCGTCACGCACGGGCTGCCCGCCTCCCACCGCGAGCGGGCCGCGCGCGAGCGGCGCCTCCAGTCGGAGGGCTGGCGGATGCGCAAGGACGGCTCGCGCTTCTGGGCGGAGACGCTGCTCACCGCGCTCTACGCGGAGGGCGGCACGCTGCAGGGCTTCGCGGAGGTGACGCGCGACATCACCGAGCGCAAGCGCACCGAGCGCATGCAGGCGCTGCTCGCGGAGGCCGGACGCGTGCTGCAACCGCAGGCCGGCGCCAAGGAGCTGGGCAACGCGCTCACCCGGCTGTGCGTGCCGGAGGTCGCGGACGCGTGCGTGCTCTATCTGCCGGACGGCCAGGGCGGTGTGCGCCCCGGCGCGGTGGCGTGCGCGGACGCGGCCACCCAGACGCGGCTGTGGGAGCCGCTGATGCGCAAGCCCTCGCTGGACGAGCCCGGCCCCGCGCGCGTCATGCACACCGGCCGCGCCGAGCGCTTCGCGGAGGTGGATCCAGAGCGGCTGCCCTCCTCCGTCAGCGACAGCACCTGCGCGGAGCTGTGGCGCGCGCTGGGCGTGCGCTCCGCGCTGAGCGTGCCACTCGTCGTGGACAACCGCGTGCTGGGCGCGCTGTGCCTCCTGTCCACCCGGCCGCACCGCCACTACGGCGCGGTGGACCAGGCCTTCATCGAAGAGCTGTCCGCCCGCGCCGCGCTGGCGCTGGACAACGCCCGCCTGCTGGCGGCGACGCAGAACGCGCTGGAGCTCATTGGCGTGGCGGCGCACGACCTGGGCACCCCGCTCAGCTCCCTGCAGCTGCGCCTGCGCCGCGTGCGCCTGCAGTGCGCGCCCGCGCACGCGGAGGACCCGCGCCTGCGCGAGGGGCTGCTCCTGGCCGAGGACGAGACGAAGCGGCTGGGCCAACTGGTGCACAACCTGCTGGACCTGTCGCGCCTGTCCGGCGGCCGGCTGGTGCTCGAGTCCCGGCCCATGGACCTGGCGGAGCTGGCGCGGGAGGTGTCCGCGCGCCACGAGGACCAGGCCGCCGCCGCCGGCTGCGCCCTCACCGTCCACGCCCGGAACGCGGCCCCGGGCCGCTGGGACCGCCAGCGCCTGGACCGCGTCCTCACCAACCTGGTCAGCAACGCCCTCAAGTTCGGCCGGGGCCAGCCGGTGGAGGTGCATGTGAACGTGAACGAGGACTCACACCGGGTCCAGATGTCGGTGCGGGACCGCGGCGCCGGCATCCCCGCGGAAGCCCAGCAGCGCCTGTTCACCCGCTTCGAGCGGGTCACGACGGACAGCCGCGCGCCGGGCTTCGGCCTGGGCCTCTACATCGTCCGCCAGCTCGTCGAAGCCCACGGCGGCACCATCCGCGTCCACTCGAGGCCGGGAGAGGGTTCGGAGTTCACGGTCGAACTCCCGTTCACCCCGGAAGCACAGGAGGAGGTGGGAAACACGATTCAAGTCTGA
- a CDS encoding helicase-related protein: MASLVEGLKVRYLPQPEWGVGHLVSLQEQGAKALIAFPSREDAPVLVSTRGGALVPYQLPKGEPIQTPKGRKATILGEEPGARGLRRYVVRFEDTGEEDELPESEVRALAPRSDLLSTLRDGRVGDAKAFMLRKQALVLDDERRGDALGALLASRVMVKPHQVGVVQRVLSARRPRFVLADEVGLGKTIEAGMVFSALRLVGLARRCIVVAPSHLTVQWLVELFHKFNQLFTLMDSDRYEQSLKEAPDVSPWARFPLVVTSLELLSRTREHREEVAAEDAFWDLVIIDEAHHLKGEKAFAAAKGLAANSWGLLLLTATPMQLDPAEYHGLLTLIDAGTAPSVKGFEARLQRQEELSTAVRALMEGKDAKAAVASLAKRFPEDARLQTLKEKEALLAHLSETYSLSDRLVRNRRAVVGGFSTRRLHRHPVQLTAEELKARDTALATLAKGTLRGAPLANVLRRLESSPAAFTGAVRSNPALKGADLKLTGRDAKLIAFVGVLRCIWKAEPRAKVLVFTESRDTLESLQSELSREGVEALGYHGDLPLVERDRQVARFRDPEGPQVLLCTEVGGEGRNFQFAHHLVHYDLPWSPSTVEQRIGRLDRIGQTHPVEIHVFDPAGTLASDVLMLLADAVGVFGETVGGLDAVLEEVEDRIADLALLPREARVEYAAELKARVEAAREQVKRAYDPLLDVRSFDKPAVARLVARAQERMGEEPEEDSDEEAPPLEDGLWSVARDLDERLEETVTELARRVGIGVDTDEQVEAFQVAFQFGHALNVEGLPGIDVMQDRTVLGTFWRDTAVEAEELEYFATGHPLVEALFGFLKDGPYGRSGFRHIEKRSVKKPARGLELLFHVQLPEPQDTTPGARVPSRQLARFLTRTLLPVAVVDGPQGPVADTSVLAALESDGKALKGDEVHQAFPGFGAFVDAALPVAQAAAEAELGRSAKKARAAIEAERDAAAARLRLSLSHQGLSPEAVEAQVDAERHHYERLLQALAGAKVVLDAACGFTLDR, from the coding sequence ATGGCGTCTCTCGTCGAAGGTCTGAAGGTCCGCTACCTCCCGCAGCCCGAATGGGGCGTGGGGCATCTGGTGTCGCTGCAGGAGCAGGGGGCCAAGGCCCTCATCGCCTTCCCGTCCCGCGAGGATGCGCCCGTGCTGGTGTCCACGCGCGGCGGTGCGCTGGTGCCCTACCAACTGCCCAAGGGCGAGCCCATCCAGACGCCGAAGGGACGCAAGGCCACCATCCTGGGCGAGGAGCCGGGCGCGCGCGGACTGCGCCGCTACGTGGTGCGCTTCGAGGACACGGGCGAGGAGGACGAGTTGCCGGAGTCCGAGGTGCGCGCGCTGGCGCCGCGCTCCGACCTGCTGTCCACGCTGCGCGACGGGCGGGTGGGGGACGCGAAGGCGTTCATGCTGCGCAAGCAGGCGCTGGTGCTGGACGACGAGCGCCGGGGTGACGCGCTGGGCGCGCTGCTGGCCAGCCGGGTGATGGTGAAGCCGCACCAGGTGGGCGTGGTGCAGCGCGTGCTGTCCGCGCGCCGGCCTCGCTTCGTGCTGGCGGACGAAGTGGGCCTGGGCAAGACGATTGAAGCGGGCATGGTGTTCAGCGCGCTGCGGCTGGTGGGCCTGGCGCGGCGGTGCATCGTCGTGGCGCCCAGCCACCTCACCGTGCAGTGGCTGGTGGAGCTGTTCCACAAGTTCAACCAGCTCTTCACGCTGATGGACTCGGACCGCTACGAGCAGTCGCTGAAGGAGGCGCCGGACGTCTCTCCGTGGGCGCGCTTCCCGCTGGTGGTGACGAGCCTGGAGCTGCTCAGCCGCACCCGCGAGCACCGCGAGGAGGTGGCCGCCGAGGACGCCTTCTGGGACCTGGTCATCATCGACGAGGCGCACCACCTCAAGGGCGAGAAGGCCTTCGCCGCCGCGAAGGGGCTGGCCGCGAACTCGTGGGGCCTGCTCCTGCTCACCGCCACGCCCATGCAGTTGGACCCGGCGGAGTACCACGGCCTGCTCACCCTCATCGACGCTGGCACGGCGCCGTCCGTGAAGGGCTTCGAGGCGCGGCTCCAGCGCCAGGAGGAGCTGTCCACCGCGGTGCGCGCGCTCATGGAAGGCAAGGACGCGAAGGCCGCCGTGGCTTCGCTGGCGAAGCGCTTCCCGGAGGACGCGCGCCTCCAGACGCTGAAGGAGAAGGAGGCGCTGCTCGCGCACCTGTCGGAGACGTACAGCCTGTCGGACCGGCTGGTGCGCAACCGGCGCGCGGTGGTGGGCGGCTTCTCCACGCGCAGGCTCCATCGGCACCCGGTGCAACTGACTGCGGAGGAGCTGAAGGCGCGCGATACCGCGCTCGCCACGCTGGCGAAGGGCACGCTTCGCGGCGCGCCGCTGGCCAACGTGCTGCGCCGTCTGGAGTCCAGCCCCGCGGCGTTCACGGGCGCGGTGCGGTCCAACCCGGCGCTCAAGGGCGCGGACCTCAAGCTGACCGGCCGGGACGCGAAGCTCATCGCGTTCGTGGGCGTGCTGCGCTGCATCTGGAAGGCGGAGCCGCGCGCGAAGGTACTGGTGTTCACGGAGAGCCGCGACACGCTGGAGTCGCTCCAGTCGGAGCTGTCGCGCGAGGGCGTGGAGGCGCTGGGCTACCACGGCGACCTGCCGCTCGTGGAGCGCGACCGGCAGGTGGCGCGCTTCCGCGACCCGGAAGGGCCCCAGGTGCTCCTGTGCACGGAGGTGGGCGGCGAGGGCCGCAACTTCCAGTTCGCGCACCACCTGGTCCACTACGACCTGCCGTGGAGCCCCTCCACGGTGGAGCAGCGCATCGGCCGCCTGGACCGCATCGGCCAGACGCACCCGGTGGAGATCCACGTGTTCGACCCCGCGGGCACGCTCGCGTCGGACGTGCTGATGCTGCTGGCGGACGCCGTGGGCGTCTTCGGTGAGACGGTGGGCGGCCTGGACGCGGTGCTGGAGGAGGTGGAGGACCGCATCGCGGACCTGGCCCTGCTGCCCCGCGAGGCGCGCGTGGAGTACGCCGCGGAGCTCAAGGCCCGCGTGGAGGCGGCGCGTGAGCAGGTGAAGCGCGCGTACGACCCGCTGCTGGACGTGCGCAGCTTCGACAAGCCCGCCGTGGCCCGGCTGGTGGCGCGCGCGCAGGAGCGCATGGGCGAGGAGCCGGAAGAAGATTCCGACGAGGAGGCTCCGCCGCTGGAGGACGGGCTGTGGAGCGTGGCGCGCGACCTGGACGAGCGCCTGGAGGAGACCGTCACGGAGCTGGCGCGCCGCGTGGGCATCGGCGTGGACACCGACGAACAGGTGGAGGCCTTCCAGGTGGCCTTCCAGTTCGGCCACGCGCTCAACGTCGAGGGCCTGCCCGGCATCGACGTGATGCAGGACCGCACCGTGCTGGGCACGTTCTGGCGCGACACCGCCGTGGAGGCGGAGGAGCTGGAGTACTTCGCCACCGGCCACCCGCTGGTGGAGGCGCTGTTCGGCTTCCTCAAGGACGGCCCCTACGGCCGCAGCGGCTTCCGCCACATCGAGAAGCGCTCCGTGAAGAAGCCCGCGCGCGGCCTGGAGCTGCTCTTCCACGTCCAGCTGCCGGAGCCCCAGGACACGACCCCCGGCGCCCGCGTGCCCAGCCGTCAGCTGGCCCGCTTCCTCACGCGCACCCTGCTGCCCGTCGCGGTGGTGGACGGCCCCCAGGGGCCCGTGGCCGACACTTCCGTACTGGCCGCACTGGAATCCGACGGCAAGGCCCTGAAGGGGGATGAGGTCCACCAGGCCTTCCCCGGCTTCGGCGCCTTCGTGGACGCCGCGCTGCCCGTGGCCCAGGCCGCCGCCGAGGCGGAGCTCGGCCGGTCCGCGAAGAAGGCCCGGGCCGCCATTGAGGCCGAGCGCGACGCGGCCGCCGCCCGCCTGCGCCTCTCCCTCTCCCACCAGGGCCTGTCCCCGGAGGCGGTGGAGGCCCAGGTTGACGCGG